Part of the Pantoea alfalfae genome, GCGGTCGGATTAACGCCAGAACGACTTAATATAAGAACGGCTGCTGAGTCTTTTAATAAACTGATGCGGGCAGGTAAAGCGACACCCTTCCCACTCCAGATTAAACCATTGGAATTCATCATCTTTAATTTTATCCAGCAGGTTCATCGCCTGCATGGGCGTCTGGAAAGCATAAGCCTTCATCACACCCTCTTTGGTACATAAATCAATATGGACCATATAACCCCCGGGAGTTAAAAAGATCGTAAATCTTATAATTATTGAACAGCCTGTTTAGCATAATCCATTTACCGGCCGCCGATTATCTGATTCCGTCATATTTACGTAAAAAATGAATATTTTTATTTTTCATTTAATTTTTGGGCAACTTAGCCCCATTACATCAATTAATTTGACCATGTTTGCGTAACATGCCAAAAATCGGGGAAATACTCTTTGTTTTTTAAATCAGCACAGCCGGCGGCAATAATAAGCGCACAGGAGGATGACGTTTATCTGACTCCATTTCCGGCATGAGAACGTGTGTGCGGCAGGTCCGGAACCGTTATGAAACGTTAAATATTCCTGCTGACCGATGCGATGGTGATGGTCATAAAGCGAACGTATCGTTTACACTCTCAGCAGCCTTATCGGCACGGTTCTGTAGTGTACGCAGAGAGGCAGGAGATTACTGACGGCGGGCAATAAGGAATCTTATGCTGAATTATATGTTATCGCTCTACCGTACTGTGCCTGTCTCATCTGAATGTCTCAGCGACTGGCTTGCCAGCTGGCTGACTCAGCAGCAGGCCCTATGCCACGATCATCACTTCTCCGCCGCCTTCCCCTGGCGTGAAACCGGCCTGCCCCAGCACACATTTTTGCAGCGCGAACTGACGATTAACGGCCAGCGTTTTCTCACCGGCCCGCGCTATCTCGGCGGCGACCCCGCTCAGCCTTTTATTGAGATCGTGGCCCGTGATGGCGCACTGGATTACGCAGCCGCAGCCGCCATCATGCGTGAGTGGCAAACGATCAAGCCGCTGAAGATGCGTATTCTGTTACCTGCCACCAATCCCGATATTGGTATAACCGATCAGCTGATTTACCTTAGCGTTCCAGGCTCACACTCCGCGTCTGACGACGAAGAGGTTTCGCTGATTACGGCCTGCCGGAAAGATTATCCCCTCTGTAGCTCCGCCATTAACCGCGCTTATCGTGCCAGCTGGCACACGCTTCCGCATCTGCGGGATCAGCTGATGGCCACCAGCAGGCAGGAATTACGGGACGATATTGCCGGAGGGCATGTTTTTCTGATCCTCTGGCAGGGCATGGTGGCTGGGCTGATGATTTGTGTGCCGCGACGACTGGCTTTTATTGAGGGATTTCAGATCATGGATGAGGTGATTCTGCCGGTGTATCAGGGTCGTGGACTCGCTGCACGCGCTCAACAGCGTCTGCTGCAGCAGCTTCACCATTACTGTGGTCAGCATGCGATGCTGACCGGCACCATTCTGCCCGGCAATACGCCTTCTCTGCGAAGCGCGCAAAATGCCGGACGGCGCTGCGTGCTGAAATATC contains:
- a CDS encoding N-acetyltransferase produces the protein MLNYMLSLYRTVPVSSECLSDWLASWLTQQQALCHDHHFSAAFPWRETGLPQHTFLQRELTINGQRFLTGPRYLGGDPAQPFIEIVARDGALDYAAAAAIMREWQTIKPLKMRILLPATNPDIGITDQLIYLSVPGSHSASDDEEVSLITACRKDYPLCSSAINRAYRASWHTLPHLRDQLMATSRQELRDDIAGGHVFLILWQGMVAGLMICVPRRLAFIEGFQIMDEVILPVYQGRGLAARAQQRLLQQLHHYCGQHAMLTGTILPGNTPSLRSAQNAGRRCVLKYHFFTPADLRADQRAI